AATCCCTAATTACAGGGTTACCTCATCGGACACGAGCATTGTACCTACTTTTACGGTCAACAGCCGGAGCAACTATTCGTTCACGATAGCCGCCGGTTCTAAAGCCAGTGATGTCGTCAGGTTCACCCTGCAAGGCTATACGGCTGCCTACCGGGTGGAAGAACTGCTTCAACATCCGGCCATTGTATTAAAATAATAAAAACGAAATGATATGAAAATATTCAAATCTCTCCTGATAGCTATCCTGGTGTTCACATTCACCGGTGGCATGTATGGGCAGGAAAAAAGCTACTATATGCCGAAATTTGCGATTAAGACAAATGCGCTGTATTGGGCTACCACCACTGCCAATCTCGGGTTTGAAGTCGGACTCGGCAAGAAACTGACTCTTGACGTATCCGGCAACTATAATCCGTGGAAATTCTCGGATAATAAACAAATCAAACATTGGATGGTGCAGCCGGAACTTCGTTACTGGCTGTGCGAACGGTTTTACGGACATTTTTTTGGTGTACATGCCCATTATGCGCAATTTAATGTGAGCAACCTGGATATTTTTGGTTTAGGGCATCATCGCTATCAGGGGAACCTTTACGGAGCCGGTATCTCTTACGGATACCAATGGATACTGAACAAACGCTGGAGCATGGAAGCTACCATCGGAGTAGGCTACGCCCGCATTGACTATGATAAATATAATTGTGGTCATTGCGGGAGCAAGCTCAATAGCGGGCACAAAAATTACTTTGGCCCTACCAAGGCGGGTATCAACATTATATACACCATAAAATAAGATAGTCATGAAAAAGAAACTGATATACGTTGTGTTGTGCCTGACTATGGCTCTTCCGGTCGCCGCACAGAAATATTATAACGGTGCTATCGGCATCACCGATGTCTCGTTGTGGCAACAGGGGGAATCACTCTATATAGATATGCAGATAGATATGAGAAACCTGAAAGTCGACAACGACCGTACACTGACGCTCACGCCAATGCTAGTGAGTGCCGACCGCAACCTTGTGCTGCCCGAAATCATTATCAACGGCCGCAGAAGACAGAAAGCCTATGTTCGTTCCATGGCATTGAACAGCGAAACCAACCTGGGAGTGCCGTCTAATAAAAAGGAAGTGTTGAGCTATACACAAGTCATTCCATATCAGCCCTGGATGGAAAATGCGTCCCTGGCTCTTGAAGAAAATCTGTGCGGCTGTGGCGGTCATCAGGAAGTATTGGCGCAAGAACCGATTCCGAATGAAATCTCCACCGAAATCAAACGTCTTTCTGCTCTGCACCCCATACTGTCACATATCCAGTTACCTGCCGACAGACTGGAAGTACGCAGCAAACAATACGAAGCCCACCTTGAATTCCCGGTGAACAAAGCCGTCATTCTGCCGGATTATATGGATAATAAATCAGAATTGCAGAATATTCAGAAGATGCTCTCCGAGACACTGAATGATAAGGGGCTGAATGTCAAAGGCATTTATATCGAAGGTTTTGCTTCGCCCGAAGGTGCGTTGAGACTCAACGAACAACTGTCCGTAAAACGTGCCGAAGCGCTGAAAAACTATCTGTCCGTACAAGGACAGATACCTGCCGGGCTTTGTCACGTCTCTTTCGGCGGAGAAAACTGGGACGGACTGCTGAAAGCATTGGAATCTTCCACCCTGAAAGAGAAAGCCACTTTGCTCGACATTATCGAGCATACTCCCGACATCGCCCTTCGGAAACAGAAACTGAAAAATGTAAATGGTGGTGCTCCCTACCGTGTCATGTTAAGAGAACTCTATCCGGCACTCCGTAAGGTGAATTGCCGTGTCGATTATACCACTGATATTACCGTCGCCGCGCAAGCCGACGCTGAAGATACCAATCTGAATATGGCAGCCGATGCCTTATCCGCGAGAAATCTGCCTGCCGCCCGGCAATATTTGGATAAATCGAATCCCCAAACAGCCGAATACGCCAATAACAACGGGGCTTACTATCTGCTGGACGGTCAGCCCGAACAAGCCATTGCCGAGTTTAATAAAGCTATTCAGAAAGGGAGTGAAGCAGCCCGGAACAATCTTGCGGAGATGGAAAAAGTGATGAAGATGCGGAAGAAATAACCGCATGGAAAAGAAAGAATCTTTCTTAAATGAAATTTCGAGATTCTTTTCTTAAAAACTAAACTATTTTTTGTATGTTTGTTCCCGGATTGTAACAATCCGAGCGAATTTAATCTAAGTTTATAACAAGAAAAACAAAAATGTATCCATTAAAATTCGAACCGATTCTGAAGCAGACGCTTTGGGGGGGCGACAAAATTATTCCGTTCAAGCATTTGAACTCAGACTTGAAAGGAGTAGGAGAGAGCTGGGAGATTTCCGGCGTTGAAGACAATGAATCCGTAGTGGCTAATGGCCCGGATAAAGGTTTAACCTTAGCCGATATGGTAAGAAGGTATCGCGAGGAATTGGTGGGCGAAGCTAACTATGCGCGCTTCGGTAATAAATTCCCGTTGCTCATTAAGTTTATCGATGCCCAACAGGATTTGTCAATCCAGGTGCACCCGGCAGACGACTTGGCGAAGAAACGCCATAACTCGATGGGAAAAACTGAAATGTGGTATGTGGTAGATGCCGACAAAGGTGCTAAATTGTGTTCGGGATTTTCTGAACAGATTACCTCGAAAGAATATAAGGAGCGTGTGTTGAACAACACGATTACCGACGTATTGCAAGAGTATGAAGTCCATCCGGGAGATGTATTCTTCCTTCCCGCCGGACGTGTGCACAGCATCGGAGCGGGGTCGTTTATCGCAGAGATCCAACAGACCTCTGACATAACCTACCGCATCTACGACTTCAACCGCAAGGACGCGAACGGCAAAACTCGTGAACTTCACACCGATTTAGCCCGCGAAGCCATCAACTACGAAGTATTGGATGACTACCGCACTAAATATGATGCGGTGAAGGATGAACCGGTAGAACTGGTTGCCTGCCCTTACTTTACGACTTCCTTGTATGACATGACTGAAGAAATCACTTGCGACTACTCGGAACTCGATTCATTTGTGATTTTTATCTGCATGGAAGGTGCATGTAAAATGAGGGATAATGAAGGTAACGAGCTGACAGTCAGTGCGGGAGAATCTATCCTGCTTCCCGCTACTACTCAGGATGTCACTATTACTCCCGAAGGTGGAAATGTGAAGCTGCTGGAAACATACGTGTAATCTTATTTTGTATATAGTTAAGGTCATCCGACTTTGTCCCGTTATAATGGCGGGCAAAGCCGGATGACTTTTTTATTGTATATAGTGAGAATTCTGGTAGATATCATTTAACTATCTTTATCAATAAGTTTGCGCTGAACACACAAAAAGATTTGTTCTTTTGTCGCTTGCCAAGTGGCAATATTTATAAAATAACTAATTGATGTAAATGAAGAACAGAAATGGATTTAGCCGATGTGGAGAGCGCTACATCGGTCATTTGCGAAAGGAAGGGCGCCATTCTACGGCACACGTCTACAAGAATGCTCTTTTCTCTTTCAGCAAGTTTTGCGGAACGTCACATGTGGCGTTCGAGCAAGTGAACCGGGAGTGTTTACGATGCTACGGTCAGCATCTTTATGAGAGTGGGTTGAAGCCCAATACGATTTCTACGTATATGCGTATGCTTCGTAGCATTTACAATCGGGGAGTGGAAGGGGGATATGCTCCTTATGTGCCTCGATTGTTTCATGATGTTTATACGGGGGTGGATGTCCGGCAGAAAAAAGCCTTGCCTGTTGCCGAATTGCATAAGCTTCTGTATGACGATCCGAAGTCGGAACGTCTACGTCGTACACAATCTATCGCCGCTTTGATGTTTCAGTTTTGTGGAATGTCGTTCGCCGATTTGGCTCATTTGGAGAAATCAGCTTTGGAAAATAATATGTTGCGATACAATCGCATCAAGACTAAGACTCCTATGAGCGTAGAAGTGCTGGACAGTGCCAAGGATATTATTATGCAGCTTCGCAACAGTCAGGATTCACAACCCGATTATCCCGATTATCTGTTTGATATTCTTCGTGGGGATAAGAGACGGAAGGATGAGCGGGCTTACCGGGAATACCAGTCCGCTCTCCGGCGGTTCAATAATTGCCTGAAGGACTTGGCGAGAGCATTGCACTTGAAATCTCCGGTCACTTCCTACACGCTTCGCCATTCTTGGGCTACTACTGCCAAGTATCGGGGAGTTACAATTGAAATGATTAGTGAATCATTGGGACACAAATCTATAAAAACTACGCAAATTTACTTGAAAGGCTTCGGACTTAAAGAACGTACAGAGGTGAATAAAGGGAATTTATCTTACGTTAAAAACTGCTATGTAGGCAGATGAAAAATAGTAAAGCGCTGATAAACAGAAATAAAACATGTGTGTTACTTCTTAGGTAACGGAATTAAATTTGACGCAAAGATAGACAAAAATATAGATAGTAAACAAATAATCCTGCACTTTTTTCGTTTTATCTGAGACATAGGGCAAAAAAACTATCCGAACATGAAATAATAGATTTTTCATGCTCTAACTTTCTATTGCCTAAATTCAAGAACTTTCTCGCTGAATATGAGGCAGTTTCCTTATTACGCCCTGTCTGTATGTATAATTTCCATTTTGATTGCTCGTGTGTGTATTATCCGTTACCTAAGAAGTAACGGATACATATGGGGTAAAAAAATATGATTTTAACAAAACCAAAATCAATTAGTGCTGGGCCTAGCAATGGGACAGGGGAAGGCGTAGCACACTCTAAACGCTGGTATGTAGCTATGGTTCGTATGCATCACGAAAAGAAAGTAGCCGAGCGTTTGGATAAGATGGGAATCGAACATTTCGTTCCCGTGCAACAGGAAGTTCATCAATGGAGCGACCGCCGTAAAGTGGTTGAGTCTGTCCT
The DNA window shown above is from Bacteroides faecium and carries:
- a CDS encoding DUF3575 domain-containing protein; this translates as MKIFKSLLIAILVFTFTGGMYGQEKSYYMPKFAIKTNALYWATTTANLGFEVGLGKKLTLDVSGNYNPWKFSDNKQIKHWMVQPELRYWLCERFYGHFFGVHAHYAQFNVSNLDIFGLGHHRYQGNLYGAGISYGYQWILNKRWSMEATIGVGYARIDYDKYNCGHCGSKLNSGHKNYFGPTKAGINIIYTIK
- a CDS encoding type I phosphomannose isomerase catalytic subunit produces the protein MYPLKFEPILKQTLWGGDKIIPFKHLNSDLKGVGESWEISGVEDNESVVANGPDKGLTLADMVRRYREELVGEANYARFGNKFPLLIKFIDAQQDLSIQVHPADDLAKKRHNSMGKTEMWYVVDADKGAKLCSGFSEQITSKEYKERVLNNTITDVLQEYEVHPGDVFFLPAGRVHSIGAGSFIAEIQQTSDITYRIYDFNRKDANGKTRELHTDLAREAINYEVLDDYRTKYDAVKDEPVELVACPYFTTSLYDMTEEITCDYSELDSFVIFICMEGACKMRDNEGNELTVSAGESILLPATTQDVTITPEGGNVKLLETYV
- a CDS encoding DUF3868 domain-containing protein, which translates into the protein MKKKLIYVVLCLTMALPVAAQKYYNGAIGITDVSLWQQGESLYIDMQIDMRNLKVDNDRTLTLTPMLVSADRNLVLPEIIINGRRRQKAYVRSMALNSETNLGVPSNKKEVLSYTQVIPYQPWMENASLALEENLCGCGGHQEVLAQEPIPNEISTEIKRLSALHPILSHIQLPADRLEVRSKQYEAHLEFPVNKAVILPDYMDNKSELQNIQKMLSETLNDKGLNVKGIYIEGFASPEGALRLNEQLSVKRAEALKNYLSVQGQIPAGLCHVSFGGENWDGLLKALESSTLKEKATLLDIIEHTPDIALRKQKLKNVNGGAPYRVMLRELYPALRKVNCRVDYTTDITVAAQADAEDTNLNMAADALSARNLPAARQYLDKSNPQTAEYANNNGAYYLLDGQPEQAIAEFNKAIQKGSEAARNNLAEMEKVMKMRKK
- a CDS encoding tyrosine-type DNA invertase cluster 3b; the encoded protein is MKNRNGFSRCGERYIGHLRKEGRHSTAHVYKNALFSFSKFCGTSHVAFEQVNRECLRCYGQHLYESGLKPNTISTYMRMLRSIYNRGVEGGYAPYVPRLFHDVYTGVDVRQKKALPVAELHKLLYDDPKSERLRRTQSIAALMFQFCGMSFADLAHLEKSALENNMLRYNRIKTKTPMSVEVLDSAKDIIMQLRNSQDSQPDYPDYLFDILRGDKRRKDERAYREYQSALRRFNNCLKDLARALHLKSPVTSYTLRHSWATTAKYRGVTIEMISESLGHKSIKTTQIYLKGFGLKERTEVNKGNLSYVKNCYVGR